The Acipenser ruthenus chromosome 25, fAciRut3.2 maternal haplotype, whole genome shotgun sequence genome has a window encoding:
- the LOC117413969 gene encoding amphoterin-induced protein 3-like — MSSLSRLLVVGLLLMQKEVEGDFSNPHGCPSSCICASDILSCVNHKLHQLPAVLPHWATTLDLSHNVLAQLGNGGFSGLPRLRTLRLAHNQLQQISEGAFWNASSLRHLDLSFNKLEVVEQHYFQELVNLEVLLLFKNSISRVDSQALAGLGNLHKVYFSLNLLTNFPFFSIQEPSHPLLNTLDISSNRLRTLPIEKVKALPANVKNGLYLHNNPLTCECSLYKMFLHWEKLGFGSVHDFREEHTCLVYGEPRAQVRFFRHVRIFENCTFGPQTEAPEDNLKAFVGEPLLFSCNTSFNRAHTTYAWITPHQEFIAPPGNANKTLMMYNNGSLEIKEAQMEDSGVYVCIALNHRLLLNETREVNVTVLTRHYEEESFNTGLTTLFGCLVTLVLILMYLFLTPCRCWCRKQPTPSPANECSAQSSILTTTPPATTEGPGRKASTTKHVVFLEPIKEVQNGRLRVVLGRDHPKIQQLKSDTDSITSVLSDAPIVP, encoded by the coding sequence ATGAGTAGTCTTTCAAGGCTTCTGGTGGTGGGCTTGCTTCTGATGCAGAAGGAAGTGGAAGGAGACTTTTCAAACCCCCATGGCTGCCCTTCTTCCTGCATCTGTGCCTCAGACATCCTGAGCTGCGTCAACCACAAACTGCACCAGCTGCCTGCAGTGCTACCCCACTGGGCGACCACTCTGGATCTCAGCCATAACGTCCTGGCCCAACTGGGCAACGGGGGCTTCTCTGGACTACCCCGGCTCCGGACCTTGCGTCTGGCCCACAACCAACTTCAGCAAATCTCAGAGGGGGCTTTCTGGAACGCCAGCAGCCTGCGTCACCTGGACCTCTCCTTCAACAAGCTGGAAGTGGTGGAGCAGCACTACTTCCAGGAGCTGGTTAACCTAGAAGTGCTCCTGCTCTTCAAGAACAGCATCTCCCGGGTTGACAGCCAGGCACTAGCAGGGCTGGGCAACTTGCACAAGGTCTACTTCAGCTTGAACCTTCTAACCAACTTCCCTTTCTTCTCCATCCAGGAGCCCAgccaccccctcctcaacaccttGGACATCTCCTCCAATCGTCTGCGCACGCTGCCCATCGAGAAGGTGAAAGCCCTTCCAGCTAACGTCAAGAACGGCCTGTACCTCCACAACAACCCATTGACGTGTGAGTGCAGCCTCTATAAAATGTTCCTGCACTGGGAGAAGCTGGGCTTTGGGTCCGTGCACGACTTCCGGGAGGAGCACACTTGCTTGGTATACGGGGAGCCCAGAGCCCAGGTCCGATTCTTCCGTCACGTCCGCATCTTTGAGAACTGCACCTTCGGGCCCCAGACGGAGGCCCCCGAAGACAATCTGAAGGCGTTTGTGGGCGAGCCACTGCTTTTCAGCTGCAATACCTCTTTCAATCGAGCGCACACCACGTACGCCTGGATAACTCCGCACCAGGAGTTCATTGCCCCGCCAGGCAACGCCAACAAGACTCTGATGATGTACAACAACGGCAGCTTGGAGATCAAGGAGGCCCAGATGGAGGACTCAGGGGTTTACGTCTGCATCGCCCTCAACCACCGGCTGCTGCTCAACGAAACACGCGAGGTGAACGTCACAGTGTTGACGCGGCACTATGAGGAGGAGTCCTTCAACACGGGCCTGACTACCCTCTTCGGGTGCTTGGTGACTTTGGTGCTGATCCTCATGTACCTCTTCCTGACCCCCTGCCGCTGCTGGTGCCGCAAGCAGCCCACTCCCAGCCCTGCTAACGAGTGCAGCGCCCAGTCTTCCATCCTGACCACCACCCCTCCAGCCACCACCGAGGGCCCCGGCCGCAAGGCGAGCACCACCAAGCACGTGGTCTTCCTGGAGCCCATCAAGGAGGTGCAGAACGGCCGGCTCAGGGTGGTGCTGGGGCGAGACCACCCCAAAATCCAGCAGCTCAAGTCCGACACTGATTCCATCACCTCAGTGTTATCCGACGCACCCATAGTGCCCTAG